In Stegostoma tigrinum isolate sSteTig4 chromosome 46, sSteTig4.hap1, whole genome shotgun sequence, the sequence CAGCACCCAGCCCCCAGCCCACGCCTCAAACACCCAGAACACAGACCAGGCCACACTCACCCAGGACCCAGCCCAGGCTTCACTCATCCAGAACCCAACCGAGGCCACACTCACCCTGCACCCAGCCCAGGCTTCACTCATCCAGGACCCAAACCAGGCCTCCCCCACCCAGCACCGTGCCCAGGCCTCACTCACCCAAAACCCAGCCCAGGCCTCAATCAACGAAAATCCAGCCCAGGCCTCACTCACCCAGAACCCAACCCAGGCTTCACTCATCCTGCACCCAGCACAGGCCTCACACACCCAGGACCCAATCCAGGCCACACTCACCCTGCACCCATCACAGGCCTCAATCAACGAAAATCCAGCCCAGGCCTCACTCACCCAGGACCCAGCCCAGGCTTCACTCACCCAGTACCCAACCCAGGCTTCACTCACCCAGGACCCAACCCAGGCTTCACTCACCCAGGACCCAACCCAGGCTTCACTCACCCAGGACCCAACCCAGGCTTCACTCACCCAGGACCCAGCCCAGGCCTCACTCACCCAGGACCCAACCCAGGCCTCACTCACCCAGGACCCAACCCAGGCCTCACTCACCCAGATCCCAGCCCAGGCTTCACTCACCCAGGACCCAACCCAGGCTTCACTCACCCAGGACCCAACCCAGGCCTCACTCACCCAGGACCCAGCCCAGGCCTCACTCACCCAGGACCCAACCCAGGCCTCACTCACCCAGATCCCAGCCCAGGCTTCACTCACCCAAGTCGCAGCCCAGGCCTCACTCACCCAGGACCCAGCCCAGGCCTCACTCACCCAGGACCCAACCCAGGCCTCACTCACCCAGATCCCAGCCCAGGCTTCACTCACCCAAGTCGCAGCCCAGGCCACACTCATCCAGAACCCAACCCGGGATTCACTCGCCCTGCACCCAGCCTAGGCCTCACCCGCCCTGCACCCAACCCAGGATTCACTCGCCCTGCACCCTGCCCAGGCCTCACCCGCCCTGCACCCAACCCAGGATTCACTCGCCCTGCACACAGCCTACGCCTCACTCACCCTGCACCCAGCCCCCAGCTCAGGCCTCACACACCCAGAACACAGCCCAGGCCACACTCACCCAGGACGCAGCCCAGGCCTCAATCAACGAAAATCCAGCCCAGGCCTCACTCACCCAGAACACAGCCGAGGCTTCACTCACCCAGGACGCAGCCCAGGCTTCAATCACCCAGGATGCAGCCCAGGCCTCAATCAACGAAAATCCAGCCCAGGCCTCACTCACCCAGAACACAGCCGAGGCTTCACTCACCCAGTACCCAACCCAGGCTTCACTCACCCAGGAGCCAACCCAGGCCTCCCCCACCCAGCACCGTGCCCAGGCCTCACTCACCCAGAACCCAACCCAGGCTTCACTCACCCTGCACCCAGCCCAGGCCTCACTCACCCTGCACCCAGCCCAGGCCTCACTCACCCAGGACCCAGCCCAGGCCTCACTCACCCACGACCCAGCCCAGGCCTCAATCAACGAAAATCCAGCCCAGGCCTCACTCACCCAGAACCCAGCCCAGGCTTCACTCACCCAGAACCCAGCTCAGGCCACACTCACCCAGAACCCAACCCAGGATTCACTCACCTAAAACCCAGCCCAGGCCTCAATCAATGAAAATCCAGCCCAGGCCTCACTCACCCAGAACCCAACCAAGGCTTCACTCACCCTGCACCCAGCACAGGCCTCACTCACCCAGGACCCAGCCCAGGCCACACTCACCCAGGACCCAATCCAGGCCACACTCACCCTgcacccatcccaggcctcacTCACCCAGGACCCAGCCCAGGCCTCACTCAACGAAAATCCAGCCCAGGCCTCACTCACCCAGGACCCAGCCCAGGCCACACTCACCCAGGACCCAATCCAGGCCACACTCACCCTGCACCCAGCCCAGGCTTCACTCATCCAGGACCCAACCCAAGCCTCCCCCACACAGCACTGTGCCCAGGCCTCACTCACCCAGGACCCAGCCCAGGCTTCACTCACCCAGAACCCAGCCCAGGCTTCACTCACCCAGAACCCAACCCAGGCCTCACTCACCCAGATCCCAGCCCAGGCCTCACTCACCCAAAACCCAGCCCAGGCCTCAATCAACGAAAATTCAGCCCAGGCCTCACTCACCCAGAACCCAGCCCAGGCTTCACTCACCCAGAACCCAGCTCAGGCCACACTCACCCAGAACCCAACCCAGGATTCACTCGCCCTGCACCCAGCCCAGGCCTCACCCGCCCTGCACCCAGCCCAGGCCTCACCCGCCCTGCACCCAGCCCAGGCCTCACCCGCCCTGCACCCAGCCCAGGCCTCACCCGCCCTGCACCCAGCCCAGGCCTCACCCGCCCTGCACCCAGCCCAGGCCTCACCCGCCCTGCACCCAGCCCAGGCCTCACCCGCCCTGCACCCAGCCCAGGCCTCACCCGCCCTGCACCCAGCCCAGGCCTCACCCGCCCTGCACCCAGCCCAGGCCTCACTCGCCCTGCTCCCAGCCCAGGCCTCACTCGCCCTGCTCCCAGCCCAGGCCTCACTCGCCCTGCTCCCAGCCCAGGCCTCACTCGCCCTGCACCCAGCCCAGGCCTCACTCGCCCTGCACCCTGCCCAGGCCTCACTCGCCCTGCACCCTGCCCAGGCCTCACTCGCCCTGCACCCTGCCCAGGCCTCACTCGCCCTGCACCCTGCCCAGGCCTCACTCGCCCTGCACCCTGCCCAGGCCTCACTCGCCCTGCACCCTGCCCAGGCCTCACTCGCCCTGCACCCTGCCCAGGCCTCACTCGCCCTGCACCCTGCCCAGGCCTCACTCGCCCTGCACCCTGCCCAGGCCTCACTCGCCCTGCACCCTGCCCAGGCCTCACTCGCCCTGCACCCTGCCCAGGCCTCACTCGCCCTGCACCCTGCCCAGGCCACACTCGCCCTGCACTCAGCCTAGGCCTCACTCACCCAGCACCCAGCACCCAGCCCACGCCTCAAACACCCAGAACACAGCCCAGGCCACACTCACCCAGGACCCAGCCCAGGCTTCACTCACCCAGAACCCAATCCAGGCCACACTCACCCAGGACGCAGCCCAGGCTTCAATCAACAAAAATCCAGCCCAGGCCTCACTCACCCAgaacccatcccaggcctcacTCACCCAGGACCCAGCCCAGGCCTCACTCACCTAAAACCCAGCCCAGGCCTCAATCAACGAAAATCCAGCCCAGGCCTCAATCAACGAAAATCCAGCCCAGGCCTCACTCACCCAGAACCCAACCCAGGCTTCACTCACCCAGAACCCAACCCAGGCTTCACTCACCCTGCACCCAGCACAGGCCTCACTCACCCAGAACACAGCCCAGGCCACACTCACCCAGGACCCAGCCCAGGCTTCACTCATCCAGAACCCAACCCAGGCCACACTCACCCAGGACGCAGCCCAGGCTTCAATCAACGAAAATCCAGCCCAGGCCTCACTCACCCAGAACCCAACCCAGGCTTCACTCACCTAAAACCCAGCCCAGGCCTCAATCAATGAAAATCCAGCCCAGGCCTCACTCACCCAGAACCCAACCCAGGCTTCACTCACCCTGCACCCAGCACAGGCCTCACTCACCCAGGACCCAGCCCAGGCCACTCTCACCCAGGACCCAATCCAGGCCACACTCACCCTgcacccatcccaggcctcacTCACCCAGGACCCAGCCCAGGCCTCACTCACCTAAAACCCAGCCCAGGCCTCAATCAACGAAAATCCAGCCCAGGCCTCACTCATCCAGGACCCAACCCAGGCCTCCCCCACCCAGCACCGTGCCCAGGCCTCACTCACCCAGAACCCAGCCCAGGCCTCACTCACCCAGAACCCAACGCAGGCTTCACTCACCCAGTACCCAACCCAAGCTTCACTCACCCAGGACCCAACCCAGGCCTCACTCACCCAGGACCCAGCCCAGGCCTCACTCACCCAGGACCCAGCCcaggcctcactcacccagcACCCAGCCCTGGCCTCACTCACCCAGGACCCAGCCCAGGCTTCACTCACCCAGGAACCAACCCAGGCCTCCCCCACCCAGCAACCTGCCCAGACCACAATCAACGAACATCCAGCCCAGGCCTCACTCACCCAAAACGCAGCCCAGGCCACACTCATCCAGAACCCAACCCAGGATTCACTCGCCCTGCACCCAGCCCAGGCCTCACCCGCCCTGCACCCAGCCCAGGCCTCACCCGCCCTGCACTCAGCCTAGGCCTCACTCACCCAGCACCCAGCCCCCAGCCCAGGCCTCACACACCCAGAACACAGCCCAGGCCTCACTCACCCAGGACCCAGCCCAGGCCTCACTCACCCAGAACACAGCCCAGGCCACACTCACCCAGGACCCAGCCCAGGCTTCACTCATCCAGAACCCAACCCAGGCCACACTCACCCAGAACCCAATCCAGGCCACACTCACCCAGGACGCAGCCCAGGCTTCAATCAACGAAAATCCAGCCCAGGCCTCACTCACCCAGAACCCAACCCAGGCTTCACTCACCTAAAACCCAGCCCAGGCCTCAATCAATGAAAATCCAGCCCAGGCCTCACTCACCCAGAACCCAACCAAGGCTTCACTCACCCTGCACCCAGCACAGGCCTCACTCACCCAGGACCCAGCCCAGGCCACACTCACCCAGGACCCAATCCAGGCCACACTCACCCTgcacccatcccaggcctcacTCACCCAGGACCCAGCCCAGGCCTCACTCAACGAAAATCCAGCCCAGGCCTCACTCACCCAGGACCCAGCCCAGGCCACACTCACCCAGGACCCAATCCAGGCCACACTCACCCTGCACCCAGCCCAGGCTTCACTCATCCAGGACCCAACCCAAGCCTCCCCCACACAGCACTGTGCCCAGGCCTCACTCACCCAGGACCCAGCCCAGGCTTCACTCACCCAGAACCCAGCCCAGGCTTCACTCACCCAGAACCCAGCCCAGGCCTCACTCACCCAGATCCCAGCCCAGGCCTCACTCACCCAAAACCCAGCCCAGGCCTCAATCAACGAAAATTCAGCCCAGGCCTCACTCACCCAGAACCCAATCCAGGCCACACTCACCCTGCACCCAGCCCAGGCTTCACTCACACAGGACGCAGCCCAGGCTTCACTCACACAGGACGCAGCCCAGGCTTCACTCACCCAGAACCCAACCCAGGCCACACTCACCCTGCACCCAGCACAGGCCTCACTCACCCAGTACCCAACCCAGGCCTCACTCACCCAGGACCCAAACcaggcctcactcacccagctcCCAGCCCAGGCCTCGCTCACCCAGGACCCATACTTGGCCTCACTCACCTAGGACGCAGCCCAGGGTTCACTCACCCAGAACCCAGCCCAAGGTTCACTCACCCAGCACCCAGCCCAGGCTTCACTCACCCAGCACCCAGCCCAGGCCTCACTCACCCAGAACCCAACCCAGGATTCACTTACCAAGGACCCAGCCCAGGCTTCACTCACCCAGGAACTAGCCCAGGCTTCACTCACCCTGCACCCAGCCCAGGCTTCACTCACCCTGCACCCAGCCCAGGCTTCACTCACCCTGCACCCAGCCCAGGCTTCACTCACCCTGCACCCAGCCCAGGCTTCACTCAACATGCACCCAGCCCAGGCTTCACTCAACATGCACCCAGCCCAGGCTTCACTCAACATGCACCCAGCCCAGGCTTCACTCATCCAGGAcccaaccctcccccacccagTACTGTGCCCAGGCCTCACTCACCCAGAACCCAGCACAGGCCTCACTCACCCAGGACCCAGCCCTAACCTCACTCACCCAGTACCCAACCCAGGCTTCACTCACCCAGGACCCAACCcaggcctcactcacccagctcCCAGCCCAGGCCTCACTCACCCAGGACCCAGACCAGGCCTCACTCACCCAGGACCCAGACCAGGCTTCACTCACCCTGCACCCAGCCCAGGCTTCACTCACCCTGCACCCAGCCCAGGCTTCACTCAACATGCACCCAGCCCAGGCTTCACTCAACATGCACCCAGCCCAGGCTTCACTCAACATGCACCCAGCCCAGGCTTCACTCAACATGCACCCAGCCCAGGCTTCACTCATCCAGGACCCAACCCTCCCCCAACCTCACTCACCCAGTACCCAACCCAGGCTTCACTCACCCAGGACCCAACCcaggcctcactcacccagctcCCAGCCCAGGCCTCACTCACCCAGGACCCAGACCAGGCCTCACTCACCCAGGACCCAGACCAGGCCTCACTCACCCAGGACCCAGACCAGGCCTCACTCACCCAGAAGCCAGCCCAGGCTTCACTTACCAAGGACACAGCCCAGGCTTCCCTCACCCAGGACCCAGCCCACGCCTCACTCACCCAGCTCCCAGCCCAGGCCTCACTCACCCAGAACCCAGCCCAGGCCTCACTCACCCAGGACCAAGCCCAGGCCTCCCCCACCCAGCACCCTGCCCAGGCCTCCCCCACCCAGCACCCTGCCCAGGCCTCCCCCACCCAGCACCCTGCCCAGGCCTCAATCAAGGAACATCCAGCCCAGGCCTCACTCACCCAGAATCCAACCCAGGCCTAACTCATCCAGAACCCAGCCCAGGCCTCACTCACCCAGTGCGCAGCCCAGGCCTCACTCACCCAGTGCGCAGCCCAGGCTTCACTCACCCAGAAACCAACCCAGGCTTCACTCACCCAGAATCCAACCCAGGCCTAACTCATCCAGAACCCAGCCCAGGCCTCACTCACCCAGTGCGCAGCCCAGGCTTCACTCACCCTGCACACAGCCCAGGCTTCGCTCACCCTGCACCCAGCCCTGGTCTCACTCACCCAGGACCCCAGCCCAGGCTTCACTCACCCAGCTCCCAGCCCAGGCTTCAGTCAAGCAGaacacagaattttttttttctgaagaagggtctcgaccagaaacaccgactttcctgctcctctgacgctgcttgtcctgctgtgttcctccagcttcacaccttgttatctcagattctccagcatctgcagttcctactaactcacAGTTAAATCCTGCCGAGTACGCAGCTCAGTCCTCCCCTAACCCAGCACCAAGCCTCGGCCCTCCCGACCCATCGCCCCAGCTCATCCCCAGCTCAGGCCTCCCTGACCCAACATCCAGACAGGGCCGAGCCCCATCTGGCACCCAATCCTGGCCACCCCCAAACAGCACCCAGCCCAGGCCTCCCCCGGCCAGCACCCAGCCCAGGCCTCCCCCGGCCAGCACCCAGCCCAGTCCTCCCCCGGCCAGCACCCAACCCACGCCCCCACCCGGCCAGCACCAAACCCAGGCCTCTACCAGCCAGCGCCCAACCCAGGCGTCTCCCAGTGAGCACCCAACCCAGACTTTCCACACCTGCAACCCAACCCAGTCCTCTCCCAGCCAGCACCAAACCCAGGCCTCCCCCACCTGGCACCCAACCCAGGCTTCCCCCACCCAGCACCCAAACCAGGCCTCCCCCAGTCAGCACCCAACCCAGACTTCCCCCAGCTGCAACCCAACCCAGGCCTCCTCCAGCCAACACCCAACACAGGCTTCCCCCACCTGGCACCCAACCCAGGCCTCCCCCAGCCAGCACCCAACCCAGGCCTCCCCAACCACGCACCCAGCCCAGCCATTCCCCACCCCAACTCAGCGCCTGCTCCCCCCGGCCAGCACCCAACCCAGGGCTCCCCCACCCGGCACCCAGCCCAGCCATCCCCCACCCGACTCAGCGCAGGCTTCCCCCACCCAAATCCCAGGCTCAGCCACTGCCACCCAGCCCAGGCCTGTGCAGACCGGCAGACCCCCGACTCTTGTCACCGGTGACTCTCCCGTCCGCTAGCCACTCAACCCTACAACGTTTGCGGTGCGTGCCCCTGACGATAGCCCGACGGCGGGTCAGCGCAGCCCAAACTGGCCATGTTTGAGATGCCAGTCTGATCCTGGTAACAGTGCCCGCAGGGCGCTAGCCGCAATCCTCATGGTACGGGTCATCGCTGTGGGCACACACCCTGCGGGCGCAATGCGACAGCTGACCCGGGCCAGCCAACCACACCCTGGCACCTCCTGTCCAACTATCGGCCGGCGGCTAAAGTGCCCGCGTGTGGGCCTGGCCAACCGCTCACACCAGGTGATGGCCCGTGCGTGCCCACCTGCCCCTGCAGAGGCGTCCCGGAAGTTGGGAGGCATATACCCATGTAATATACGAGGCGGCCAGCCCTCGGCACCCCAACCCTGAAGGTGAAGGGGATAAGGTCAGAGCGGAGGCCCGCTCCTGGCAGgagtggcactgtggctcagtggttaccgcAGCTGCCTCACTttgccagggaccggggtttgattccagcctctctGCGTGTGGCCATTCTCCCTGAGTCCGTGCGGCTTTCCTCCCGCGCTCCGAAGAGGCGCAGGTAAAGGCCTATTGCCCATgtcaacaaaagcagaagtttctgggaaAGCTCGGCAGGACTGGCAGCGTCTGCGAAGTCGCgaacagttaatgtttccggtccagtgTCCCCTCCTCAGATCCCTTCCGTCTCAATCTGATCCTGGTAACAGCGCCCTGAGGGCGACAGCAGCGATCCTCGTGGTACGGCTCATCGCCCTGCAGGCGCAACACGCCAGCTGACC encodes:
- the LOC132207371 gene encoding paternally-expressed gene 3 protein-like — encoded protein: MHPAQASLNMHPAQASLNMHPAQASLIQDPTLPHPVLCPGLTHPEPSTGLTHPGPSPNLTHPVPNPGFTHPGPNPGLTHPAPSPGLTHPGPRPGLTHPGPRPGFTHPAPSPGFTHPAPSPGFTQHAPSPGFTQHAPSPGFTQHAPSPGFTQHAPSPGFTHPGPNPPPTSLTQYPTQASLTQDPTQASLTQLPAQASLTQDPDQASLTQDPDQASLTQDPDQASLTQKPAQASLTKDTAQASLTQDPAHASLTQLPAQASLTQNPAQASLTQDQAQLNPAEYAAQSSPNPAPSLGPPDPSPQLIPSSGLPDPTSRQGRAPSGTQSWPPPNSTQPRPPPASTQPRPPPASTQPSPPPASTQPTPPPGQHQTQASTSQRPTQASPSEHPTQTFHTCNPTQSSPSQHQTQASPTWHPTQASPTQHPNQASPSQHPTQTSPSCNPTQASSSQHPTQASPTWHPTQASPSQHPTQASPTTHPAQPFPTPTQRLLPPASTQPRAPPPGTQPSHPPPDSAQASPTQIPGSATATQPRPVQTGRPPTLVTGDSPVR